Within the Acidimicrobiia bacterium genome, the region GGCGCTGTTGCTCGACGACGCGCGCGTGCACGAGCTGTCGCGGATGCTCGCGGGCGTGGGTGACTCGGATCACGCGCGGCGTCACGCGCGTGAGCTGCTCGCGGTCGCGGCCGAGCAGCGGGCCGAGGCGCGCGCCTGATGGGTGCGCGCCGCCTCCGCCGGCGCGACGTCGCGGCGACCGACGAACGCGCGCCCGTCATCGGCATCGCGCGCGTCGGTCCGCGCACGAAGGACCTCGCGAAGCGAGTCCAACGCGGTGAAGTCGCGATCATCAACCATCAAGATCTCGATCGCGTCGCGGCGGAGAGCCTCGTGGAGGCCGGTGTCGTCGCCGTCGTGAACGCGGCCGAGTCGATCAGCGGCCGCTACCCGAACTCGGGCCCCTCGCGGATCGTCGCCGCGGGCGTGCCGCTCCTCGACGAGGTCGGGCCCGGCGTGATGGACGCGGTACACGACGGCGACGTCGTCGAGCTCCGCGACGGCGCGCTGTGGCGGGGCGACGAGAAGCTCGCGGTCGGTACGCCGCTGCACGGCGACGACATCGAGCAGCGCATGGAAGCGGCGCGGGAAGGCGTCGGCGAGGAGCTGCGCCGCTTCGCGAAGAACACGCTCACGTACATCGACGACGAGGCCGCGATCACGTTCGAGCCGCTGACGGTGCCGCCGTTGCGCACGAAGATCCGCGGCCGGCACGCCCTCGTCGTCGTGCGCGGGCACGACTACAAGCACGACCTCGCCGCGCTGCGGCCCTACATCCGGCAGTTCCGCCCCGTGCTCATCGCGGTCGACGGCGGCGCCGACGCGTTGCTCGAGGTCGGCCTCACGCCGGACATCATCACCGGCGACTTCGACTCACTCTCGGAAGCCGCGATGCAGTGCGGCGCGGAGCTCGTGCACCACGTGCACCCGGACGGCCGCGCGCCGGGTCGCGAGACGCTCGTCGCGAGCAACCTGAAGTACCAGGAGTTCGTCGCCGAAGGCATGAGCGAGGACGCGGCGATGCTCATGGCCTACGAGGCCGGCGCGTCGCTGATCGTCGCGGTCGGCAGCCACACGACGATGGTCGAGTTCCTCGACAAGGGCCGCCGGGGCATGGCGTCGACCTTCCTCACCCGGCTGCGACTCGGGCCGGTGCTCGTCGACGCGAAGGGCGTGAACCGCCTGTACGAGAGTCGCGTGCGCCGCCGCGATCTGCTGTTGCTCATCGCGTCCGCGCTGCTCGTCGTGGTCGTGCTGGCGATCGTGTCGGATCCGTTCCGGGTGTTCCTGCACGGCTTCCAGCTCGTGTTCTCCGATTTCTGGCAGACCGTGCGCGGTTGGTTGTAAGCCCGCGCCCCTAGGCTGCGCCCGGCTCATGATCAACTTCCGGTTCCACCTGGTTTCGCTGGTCGCAGTGTTCCTGGCCCTCACGATCGGCATCGTCGTCGGGGCGACGATCGTGAACCAGCAGATCATCGACGGTCTGAAGCACCAGATCGATCGCGTGCAGAACGACACCGACGCGCAGCGCACCGAGAACCACCAGCTCGCGCAGACCACCAAGCAGCAGAACCAGTACATCGAGGGCATCGCGCCGTACGTCGTCGAGGGGCGGTTGACGGGCGTGCCGGTCGTCGTGGTCGCGGAGCAGGGTGTCGATCGCGACACCGTGCGCGATCTCGTCGGCCTGCTGCAGAGCGCGGGCGCGTCGAGTCCCGCGATCGTGTGGCTCCAGTCGAAGTGGCTGCTCGCGAACACCGCGGACCAGACGCAGCTCGCGTCGATCGTCGGCGACGCGTCGAACAGTCCGCAGCTGCGCGTCGACGGGCTCGACGCGCTCGCCGACCGTCTCGGTCGCAACGCGTCGGGCGCGGGGGGAACCACCGCGACCGCGAGGAGCGCGACGGACGTGCTCGACGCCCTCGACACCGCAGGGTTCGTGAAGGTCGAGCCGGTCGGCGCGAGCGGAACATCGGATCTCTCGACCTTTCCGACGCCGGGTCCGCGCATCGTCGTGCTCGGCGGTGACGGCAGCGATCTCTCGACGAACTCCGTCGTCGAGCCGCTCACGTCGGCGTTCGCGACCCTGCGGACGCCGACGATCGCGGGGGAGCTCGTGCAGTCGTCGGACTCCTCGACGCGCGGCGTCGCGCTCGCCGGGATCATCAAGGACGGCCGCTTCGACCACCTCGTGAGCACCGTCGACGACGTCGACCTCGTGCAGGGACAGCTCGCGGTGGTGCTCGCGGCCGAGGCGTCGGGGCAAGCGGAGTTCGGTCACTACGGATACGGGAAGGGTGCCGATCGGGCGTTGCCCACCTGGACCGGTTCGTGAGCGACGAACGCACGGTCGGCCGCGCCGCGGTCAACATGGGCGCCGCCACCGCGGTGTCGAGGGCATTCGGCCTCGTGCGCGTGCTCGTCATCACCGCGGTGCTCGGCACGACGTTCCTCGGCAACACGTTCCAGGCGTCGAACTCGATCTCGAACGTGCTCTTCGACCTGCTCGCGGAGGGCGCGCTGTCGGCGGTGCTCGTGCCGACCTTTGTCGATCTCTTCCGCCGCGGCCGCGACGAGGAGGCCGAGCGACTCGCGGGCGGGCTGCTCGGCGCCGCGCTCGTGCTGCTCGGCACGATCTCGGTGCTCGGCATCGTGTTCGCGCCGGAGCTCGCGCGCGCGTTGACCGCGGGCAACCGCAACGCCCGCGTCGCCGCGCAGCAGCGCGAGCTCGCGACCTTTCTCCTGCGCTTCTTCGTGCCGCAGGTGTTGCTCTACGCGTTCGGCGCGATCGCGACCGGGATCCTGTACGCGCGCCGGCGCTTCGTGGTGACCGCGATCGCGCCGATCGGGAGCACGGTCGTGATCGTGGTGTGTCTCGCGATGTTCCGCGCACAGACCGGCGCGCACCCGACGTTCGACCTCACGACGAGCGAGCGGCTGCTGCTCGCGATCGGAGGAACCGGTGGGGTGGTCGCGTTCGTCGGCGTGTTGCTCGCCGCGTGCGCGCGCACGGGCTTCCGGCTGCGGCCGCGCTGGCCGGTGCGCGATCACGCGTTGCGGGAGGCGCTGCGACTGTCGTTCTGGGGGGTGTTCCTGAACACGGGTGAGGGTCTGCTGATGGCGGCAGTGCTCGTGATCGGCAACGCGGTCTCGGGCGGGGTGGTCGCGTACCAGGCCGCGTTCGTGTTCTTCCTCGCGCCTTACGCGGTGCTCGCGCAGCCGATCCACACGGCGATCCTCCCGGAGCTCGTGCTCGACGTGACCCGCAACGACCTCGACGCGTTCGCGGATTCGGTACGGCGCGCGCTCGACAGCATGGCGTTGCTCGTCGTGCCCGCCGCGGTCGCGTTCATCGTGTTCGCGAAGCCGTTGATGACGGTCGTCGCCTTCGGTGCCGCCAGAGGGCGCGGCGTCGCGCTGCTCGCGGCCGGGGTCGCGTCGCTCGGAGCCGGGCTCTACGGCTACAGCGCGTTCCTGTTGTTCTCGCGCGCGTCGTACGCGCTCGGCGACAGCCGCACTCCCGCCATCGTCGCGATCGTGACCGCGGTCGCGGGGGTCGTCGTGATGGCCGTGAGCGGTGCCGCGGTGCACGGCGCCGCGAAGGTCGCCGCGCTCGGCATCGGACACTCGGCCGCGTACGCGGCCGGCGCGATCTGGCTCGGTGTCGGTATGTCTCGCCGCACCGGGCACGCGCTGGTGAGCCGCGAGTTCCCGCGTGCGCTCCTGCTCTCGGGTGTCATCGGCGCGGGGGCGTGGGTCGTGATGCGGGCCATCGACCCGCACGGGCGCGTCGACACCTTCGTGGTCACCGCGATCGTCGGCGCGATCGCGACCGCGATCTACGTCGGAGCCGTGCGGGTCGCGGGTGCCCGGCTGTCCCTGCGCCCCGCGGTGGACTGAATTCATGGTCGCGCCCGCTTCGCTCGCCGCTCCCGACGCCTCGGTCTCCGATTCGGCGCGGGCCGCGAGGCGACCCGCCCGTTGCGCCGGGAGCCACTCGTGAAGCGCGCGCTCGCGCGGTTGCTCGTCGGGATCGTGGCGGCGACCGTCGCCGTCGCCGTCGCCGGCACCGGTCGCGCCGGCGCCGCGAGCGAGCGGCCCGCGGCCCGGCGCCTGCTCGTCGTGTCGATGCCGATGGTGACGTGGGCGGAGCTGCCGCTCGACCGGATGCCGAACCTGCGCGCGCTGCTCGAGCAGTCGATCGTCGCCGACCTGTCGGTGCGCGCGGTTGATCGTCATCCCTCGCTCGGCGACGCGTACGTCACGATCTCCGCGGGCACGCGTTCGAAGGGCAACGCGCAGGACGGGTTCACCGAGACCCGTGCGAGCGGATCGATCGTCGTGCCCGCGTTCGGCGACATCATCCATCACAATCACCGCATGCTCTTCAACGCGCATCCCGGCGCGCTGGGCGACGCGCTCGCGCACGCGGGCATCGCGCGCGCGGTGATCGGCAACGCCGACCAACCGGGCGAGGGGGCATCGACGGTGCCGGGTCGTCAGGTCGCCGACGCGCTCGCGACGACCGACGGCACGACACCCGGCGGATCGGTCGACGCGAACCTGCTGCAGCACGACGACGCCGCGCCGTACGGCGTGAGGATCGACCCGTCCGCGTACCTCGCCGCGTTCCAACGTGCGTGGACCGGCCGCGCGGTCGTGATGGTCGAGGACTCGGATCTCGTCCGCTTCAACGCCGCCCAGCTGGCGGGCGGTCCGGGCGCGGTCGACGCGACTCGCACCCGCGAGCTCATCGACTTCGACGCACTGCTCGGGCGCATGTTGGCGTCGGTCGACCGTGCGCGCGACGCCGTGCTCGTGATGGGTCCGACCGACCAGCACGGTCCGTCGCAGCTCACGCTCGCCGCGCTGCGCGCGCCGGGCCTCGAACCGGGCCTCGCGGAGTCGTCGTTCACCCGGCGCGCGGGTTTCGTGGCGATCGTCGACATCGGCCCAACCATCGTCGACGTCTTCCACGTCGCGGCACCGGACTCCATGGAAGGCCGACCGTTCGAGCGGGGCGGGAGCGGCGGCAGCTTCGCGTCGCGCCGTTCGTTCCTCATCGACTCCAACGTGAACGCGATGTTCCGCGACGCGCGCATCGGTCCGGTCACGATCGCGTTCATCGGGGCCCAGGTCGTGCTCACCGCGCTCGCCGCGATCGCGTTCACGTTCCTCGGCCGGCGTTCGCGGCGGTTCGTCGAGATCGCCGCGCTCTCACTGCTCGGTGTGATGCCGGCGACGTACCTCGCCGCGTTGCTCCCGTTCGAGCACCACGCGGTGGCGTGGTACTGGCTGTTCCTCGGCGGCGTGGGTGTCGCGATCGGCGTTGCTTCGTATCTCGTGTCGGCGCGGGTCGGCGTCGGACCGCTCGTGCTCTGCCTCTCGGTGATCGTCGGCCTCTTGCTCGTCGACATCCTCACCGGCGCGCGCCTGCAGCTCAACACGGTGTTCGGCTACTCGCCGACGGTCGGCGGTCGCTTCGCGGGCATCGGGAACCTCGCGTACTCGCAGCTCTCGGCCGCCGCGCTGTTGCTCGCGTGCCTGCTCGCATTCCGCATCGGCGGTCGACGCGGTGCGATCGTCGCGAGCGTGCTGCTCGGCGTCGCGATCATTGTCGACGGTATGCCGATGTGGGGATCCGACGTCGGCGGTGTGCTGTCGATGGTGCCCGCGTACGGGATCGTGGTGAGCGGGTTGATGGGCTGGCGCATCCGAATCCGCACGGTGCTGATCGGCGTGGGTTCGGCGGTGCTCGCGCTCGTGGCCTTCACGCTCGTCGACCTCTCCCGCCCGAAGGACCACCAGACCCATCTCGGTCGGCTCGTCACGAGCACGCGTGAGCAGGGCTTCCACTCGTTCTGGGTCGTGATCGAGCGCAAGCTGGCCGAGAACTTCGGCGTGCTGTTCTCGTCGCCGTGGACGGTGATGGTTCCGATCGTCCTCGCCGGTGTCGGCTACATCATCTGGCGCGCGCCGGGTCGACTGCGCGCGCTGCACGAACGCATCCCGCCGATGCGCTGGGGTCTGATCGCGCTCGCCGTCCTTGCCGTGCTCGGCTTCTCCCTCAACGACTCCGGCATCTCGATCCCGGGCGTGATGCTCGGTGTCCTCACCCCCGTGATGATCGTGATCCTCGTGCGCGCCGATCGCGCGGCGATCGCGACGCCGGTCGCGACGCCGCCCGCGGCCGAGGTGAGCGAGGTGTTCGGTGCGTAGTGCGGGCGCGATCGCGCTCGCACTCGTCGCCGGTTTCGGCGTCGTCCGGCTCCTGCTGCTCGCGGCGCCCGACCTGTTGCGTGCGCCCGCGCTGCAGACCGAGAACTTCCGCGGGAAGCGCATCCCGACTGCCGGCGGCCTGCTCGTCGTGCTCGCGGTATTGATCATCGAGGGCGCGCGCGTCGGGCTCGGCGCGGTCGGCGTCGGTCGACGACCGGGGCTCGACGCGGCGCGCGCGCTCGTGCTGCTCGCGGTGCTCGGCTTCGGTGTGCTCGGGTTGCTCGACGACGTGCTCGCGACGGGCGAGGAGCGCGGTTTCGGCGGTCACGGTCGCGCGCTGTTGCAGGGTCGGGTGACGACGGGGCTGCTGAAGCTCGTCGGTGGCGGCGCGCTCGCGCTCGCACTGGCCGCGGCGCCCGGTCCGGAGGGTCGGTTGCACGTGATCGCGGATGCCGCGCTGATCGCGCTCGCCGCCAACCTCGGGAACCTCCTCGACCGAGCGCCGGGCCGCGCGCTCAAGTGCGGGGTGGTCGCATGGATCCCGTTGCTCTTCGTCGCGGGCGGAGACGGGCTCGGCCTCGCGCTCGCCGCGGTGATGGGCGCGTTCGTTGCGACCGCACCGGAAGACCTCGGTGAGCAGTTGATGCTCGGCGACGCCGGCGCGAACGTGCTCGGCGCGGTGCTCGGGCTCGCGGTGGTGTTCGAAGTGGGTTGGCACGCGCGGCTCGTCGTGCTCGCCGTCGTGCTGGCGCTCAACCTCGTATCGGAGTGGGTGTCGTTCAGTCGCGTGATCGAGCGCGTCGGTGTGCTGCGCGCGCTCGACGGTGTCGGGCGGCGCCGCTGAGCACTACGCCGAGCACGACTGCTTGCGCCAGTAGTCGTGGTTGGTTCCGTAGTGGTGCGCGAGCGTGTAGCCCACGCTGCGCAGCGCGGTCGGGAGTCCGGGCAGGTCCTCGCCCCAGCGATCGGACCACACGACGACCGCGCACACGCGCCTGCCGGCCGCGGCCTTGCGTACCGACTCGGTCGTGACGAGGTGCTCGTCGATGCGGAGCACCGACCCGTCGACGAAGTTGGCGGGCACGCGCCGGCCCGCGCGCCACGCGAGGCCGGGATCGTCGCTCATCACCCACGCGCCCTTCGGCAACGCACGCATCTCGGCCACGACCGCGGCCGCGGCACCGTGATACGGCGACGGCCAGAGGATGTCGTCGAGGTGCACCGCCCACCACGGCACGAGGAACACGAGCGCGAGGCCGAACACGCGCAACGGCGGTGGTCGCAACGCGACGAGCAGCGCGAGGGGGAGCATCAGCGCGGCGATGTGCGGTCGCCACATGTTCTTCTCGACGATCAGGAGGACCGTGAGGGGAACGAGCCACGCGAGCACGATCGCGACGTCGCGGCCGTCGGTGCGGCGCTCGCCGCGCCCGCGCCGGCGCGCGGTGACCGCCGCCGCGAGCAGCCCGATCACCGCGGCCACGAGCAGCGGGAGGTCGCGGCTCGGCACCGTCGACACGAGCTTGTCGAACTGCTGGCCGACGCTCTCCAACCGAGGCGCCTTCGTGTGGTACGTGACCGACTGGTCGATCACGCGGTGCACGCCCCATGGCAGCGCGCTCGCGACGATCACGACGACGGCCGTGCCTACCGCCACCGCGAGATCGCGCACTCGCCGGCGGAGGGGCAGGGCCGCGAGCACGAACAGCAACCCGACCGGGATCGCGGCCACCGCGACGAGCACCTTCACCGCGAGCGCGGCGCCGAACGCGAGGCCGGTCAGGGCCGCGCGCAGCGTCGACGGCCGCGCGCGCCACGCGAACGCTCCGAGCACCGCGAGCGCCGTGAGTGCGGCGGCGGGCCCGTCGCCCGTGAGCGGCGCGGTCGTCCAGAGGATCGAACCCGTGGTCGCGACGAGCGCGGCCGCGAGCAGCGCGCTCGTGCGCGTGCCGACGAAGCGACCCGTCGCGTAGATCGCGAGCGTCACGACGATGCCCGACACGACCGCGAGCAGGCGCGGCGAGTCGAGCGTGCGCCCGCCGAGGAGGTCGAACCCGTAGACGAGCGGAAGGTGCAGCGGCCCCTGCGCGGAGAACACCTGTGTGAACGGCTTCGCGCCGTCGCGCATCGCGAGCGCGGCCGACGAGTAGACGCCCTCGTCGACGACGAGCTCGCGCGACGAAAAGTACGCGGGCAGGCGCACGACGAGCGCGCCGAGTCCGAGCAGCACGACGTCGACGCCCGCGCCTTGCCATCGCGCTGTGCGCGCCATCGCGGGCACGCTAACCCTGCGCGTCGCCCGTGCCCCGGTCATGCGAATGCGTCACATGCGAAGCGAACGCATGACCAGGCGCGCGGCGAGCAGGATGAACGGTGCCGCGCACCTCCCGTGGTAGGTTCGCTCGTGCCCCGCGAAGCGCCGATGCGGACCCCCGACCGAGGGTCCGAGCGTCGGCCGAGCGACCCCGCGGGAGCGTTCCGGGCGCACGTTTCCACGTGGTTTCGGCGCGAGTCGAGGGGGATGAGCGGGTGGCCAAGCACGTCTTCGTGACCGGTGGAGTCGCATCGAGCCTGGGGAAGGGACTGACCGCTTCGTCGCTGGGGCGGCTCCTCAAGACCCGGGGTCTGCGAGTCACGATGCAGAAGCTCGACCCGTACATCAACGTCGACCCGGGCACGATGAACCCCTTCCAGCACGGCGAGGTGTTCGTCACCGACGACGGCGGCGAGACCGACCTCGACCTCGGTCACTACGAGCGGTTCGTCGACGTGCCGCTCACCCGCAAGTCGAACGCGACCACGGGCTCGATCTACCAGTCGGTGCTCGCGAAGGAGCGCCGCGGTGCGTACCTCGGCGAGACCGTGCAGGTGATCCCGCACATCACGAACGAGATCAAGGACCGCATCCTCAGCCTCGCGACCGAGGACGTCGACGTCGTCATCACCGAGGTCGGCGGCACGGTCGGCGACATCGAGATCTTGCCGTTCCTCGAGGCGATCCGGCAGTTCCGCAAGGACGTCGGGCGCGACAACGTCTTCTACGTGCACGTGAGCCTGGTGCCGTTCATCGGTCCCGCCGGTGAGCAGAAGACCAAGCCCACGCAGCACTCGGTCACCGAGCTGCGCAGTCGCGGCATCCAGCCCGACGCGATCGTGTGCCGCAGCGAACGGCCGATCCACCGCCGGCTCAAGGAGAAGATCTCCCAGCTCTGCGACGTCCCCGAAGAGGGCATCGTGTCCGCGGTCGACGCCGGCAACCTCTACGAGATCCCGCTCGTGCTGCACGACGAGGGGCTCGACGACTACGTGTGCCGCGTGCTGCACCTCGACGACGGCGAGCCCGACCTCACCGAATGGAAGTCGCTCGTGAAGCGGGTCGAGGCGGCCGACGTCGACGTCACGATCGGCCTGGTCGGCAAGTACGTGAACCTGCCCGACGCGTACCTCTCGGTCGTCGAGGCGCTGAAGCACGGCGGCTACGGCTGCGGTGCGCGCGTGAACGTCGAGTGGATCGCGGCCGACGAGGCCGAGGGCCTGCTCACCGAGCAGCGGCTGCACGATCTCGACGGCATCGTCGTGCCCGGCGGGTTCGGCTTCCGCGGCATCGAGGGCAAGATCGCGGCCGCGGGCTACGCGCGCGAGCACGGCGTGCCGTATCTCGGGCTCTGCCTCGGTCTGCAGTGCGCGGTGATCGAGTTCGCGCGCGACAAGTGCAACCTCGCGGGCGCCAACTCGAGCGAGTTCGACCCGAGCACGCTGCACCCGGTGATCGATCTCATGGACGAGCAGCGCGACGTCGTCGACATGGGCGGCACGATGCGGCTCGGCGCGTGGCCGGCGCGGCTGCTGCCCAACACGCGGGTGCGCGCCGCCTATGGCGAGGAGATCGTCTACGAGCGGCACCGCCACCGCTACGAGGTGAACAACCGCTATCGCGCGCAGCTCGAAGAGGCGGGGCTGCTCTGCTCGGGCACGTCGCCCGACGGCCGGCTGGTCGAGTTCGTCGAGCTCCCGCCCGACCAGCACCCGTTCTTCCTCGCGACGCAGGCGCACCCCGAGTTCAAGAGTCGCCCCGACCGGCCGCACCCGTTGTTCGCGGCGTTCGTCGAGGCGAGCAAGTTCCGGGCCGAGGGCCGCGCGCCGCGGATCCCGTTCTCGGAGCGCTCGGTCGCGAACGCCTGAGTGAGCGCCTTCCGCGTCACCGGCTCTTCGCGCGTCGTGACCGCGGGGTTCCTCGCGATCGACGAGCTCGCGGTGAAGGGTCCCGACGGTGACGAGGCGGTGCGCATCGTCGTACGACATCCCGGCGCGGTCGTCGTCGTGCCCGTCGCCGACAACGGTGCGACCGCGCTGCTCGTGCGGCAGTACCGCGTCGCGACCGGCGGGGACCTGCTCGAAGTACCCGCGGGCAAGCGCGACGTCGACGGCGAGCCGCCCGAAGAGACCGCGCGGCGCGAGCTCGAAGAAGAGATCGGCTTCACGCCCGGCCGGCTCGTGAAGCTCGCGGAGTTCTTCAACACGCCCGGTTTCTGCGACGAGTACACGCACCTCTACGCCGCGCTCGACCTCGTCGACGCGGGCGGACCGCGGTCGACGAGCATCGAAGAGCGGCACATGACGATCGAGCCGGTCGCGTTCGCCGACGTCGACCGCTTGATCGCGGAGCGCCGCTTGGTCGACGCCAAGTCGATCATCGGCCTCCTGCTCGCGCGCGAGTATCTCGAAGGGCGGCATCCGGCGCTCGAGGAGTAAGCGGTGCGCACGACGCTCGACGCGCTGTTCGCCGAGCACGAGATCTGGTTGACGGTCGAGCGCGGCCTCGCGCCGAACTCGCTCGCGGCGTACCGCCGCGACCTGCGTCGCTACGCGCAGTTCCTCTCCGACCAGGGCATCACCGACGCGCGCAAGATCGACGAGGACACGGTCGCCGCGTATGTCGACCACCTCGGGCGCGTGACCGTCGGCGACGACGACGCGCACCTCGCGCCGGCGTCGATCGCGCGCGGTCTCGTCGCGGTGCGCTCGTTCCATCGCTTCTGCGCGACCGAGGGCCTGCTCGAGCACGATCCGAGCGAGCAGGTCGGCGCGCCGCGCGTGCCGCAAGGGATTCCCAAGGCGCTCGACGAGCCCGAGGTCGAGGCGATCCTGCGCACCGTCGTCGGCGACGAGCCCCGCGCGCAACGCGACCGGGCGATCCTCGAGGTGCTGTACGCGACGGGCGTGCGCATCAGCGAGCTCGTCGGCCTCGATCTCGCCGACATCGATTTCGACGACGGCCTCGCGCGCGTGCTGGGCAAGGGCGACAAGGAACGCGTGGTGCCCATGGGACGCGCCGCGCGCTCCGAGCTCCGTCACTACTGCGGCGACGGCCGGCTCGCGCTGCGTTCGTCGCGCGTCGCGCGTCGCGACGCCGATGCCGTGTTCCTCAACGCGCGCGGCGGGCGCCTGACGCGGCAGGGTTGCTGGCAGCTCGTGCGGCGCGCGGGCGAGCGCGCGGGGCTCGGCGACCGGCTCTCGCCGCACGTGTTCCGTCACTCGTGCGCGACGCACATGCTCGATCACGGCGCCGACATCCGGGTCGTGCAGGAGCTGCTCGGTCACGCCAGCGTGTCGACCACACAGGTGTACACGAAGGTGTCACCCGAGCGTCTCCGCGCCGTGTACGAAGCCGCACACCCCCGTGCGCGGCACTGACGTGCCCCCGCCCGCTCGTTTGCCGGGCCGTCAGTACTCCTGAGCGGTATCCACGGCTCGCCAAATCATCGCGTCGACGTCGGTCGTTCACTGGATGCGCCATCGGCGAAGCGGTTGAACAGCAGACGCACGTTCACCGTGGCGTCGGCGGGATCGCGCATCGACGGGCGGGTCGGGCGGGTGGACCGCAGGTAAACTCGCTGCTCATGGTGGAAGCGACGGCCGCGGCGTCGTATCGGGAGCAGCTCGGCGCCGAGCGGGCTCGGATCCGCGAGCAGCTGGCGCACCTCGGCCACGACAGTGACCGCTCCGGGTTCGACGAGAACTTCGCCGACTCCGGTCAGGTGACCGCGGAGCGGGGCGAGGTCGAGGCGCTCGTCGGCAGCCTCCTCGAGGCGCTCGAGGACGTCGACCACGCGCTCGGCAAGCTCGATCGCGACGAATACGGTCGCTGCGAGGCGTGCGACGGGGCGATCTCCGACGCGCGCCTCGAAGCGATGCCGACGGCCCGCACGTGCATCGCGTGCGCGTCGCCGAAGCGGCGGTAGGGCAGCAACGCGTGGCGAGCGCCGCGCACCTCGTCTCTCGTTTCTTCGAGTCGCTGGTGCCCCGGAGGGTGTCGTCCGAGGAGCGAGACTGGGTCGAGCAGACGCTGCTGCCCGCCGAGCTCGCGCTCTGGACGCGCCTGCCGCGCGCGGATCAGCGGGAGTCGGTCGGGGTTGCGTACCGCACGCAGGCCGAGCTCGCGGGCACCGAGTACGCCGGCGACCCGCGCTGGTCGGCCGCCGCGCTGTTGCACGACGTCGGCAAGCTCGACGCCCGCTTCGGTCCGGTGCGGCGGGCGATCGCGACGCTGCTCGCGATCACGCTTGGCCCGCGGGTCGTGGAGAGCTGGGTCGACAAGAGCGGCTTCCGCCGCCGCTGCGCGCTCTACGTCTTCCACGACCAGCTCGGCGCCGACCGCGTGAAGCTCGCCGGCGGTCGCAAGGAAGCGGCGCTGTGGGCCGACGCGCACCACCGGCCCGCGATCTGGGACACCACCGGCCTCCCGCCCGTCGTGATGGCCGCGCTCGCCAAGGCCGACGGCGAGAAGGTGTCTGAGCCTTCTGATCGCGCTCGCTGACGCTCGCCGCTCCTGACGCCTCGGCCGCCTGCTCGGGGCGGCCCGCACGGCGAGCCCCCCGTTCCCGCGGGAACGAGCGATTGAAGTTTCGCAGCGCGATCTGCCGATACACGCGGCATCGACCGGGGGTACTACGTCAAGCTCGGGTCGGCGCCGCCTGACGGCGGCGCGTGGCCGGACGACGATCATCATCACGCGCCCGCGCACGGAGGCCGGTCGCGGGGGATCTCGTGGAGCCGAGTCGCCTTCGTCGTCCTCGTGGTCGTGGTCCTCGGGTGGGCCGCGCTCTCACCGGGCGGGCTCGAGGCGCGCCTGACCGGGGTCAACTCGGGTCTGCGGAACGCGGTTGCCGACATCACGCAGAACCGCGCGCTCGAGGACGCGTCGACCATGTTCGACGACTGGTACGCGCAGCAGGGGAGCTATCCGCAGAAGACGCAGTCCGACCTCGACGACGATCCGTCCGCGGCGTGGGGGGCGGGCATGGACGTCGAGTGGTGCTCGCCGCGTGCCGTCGTGCTCACGAGCCTCACGGTGTCGGGCACGGTCAGCCGGCTGCTGCTCGACGGGAA harbors:
- a CDS encoding NUDIX hydrolase, whose product is MSAFRVTGSSRVVTAGFLAIDELAVKGPDGDEAVRIVVRHPGAVVVVPVADNGATALLVRQYRVATGGDLLEVPAGKRDVDGEPPEETARRELEEEIGFTPGRLVKLAEFFNTPGFCDEYTHLYAALDLVDAGGPRSTSIEERHMTIEPVAFADVDRLIAERRLVDAKSIIGLLLAREYLEGRHPALEE
- a CDS encoding TraR/DksA C4-type zinc finger protein gives rise to the protein MVEATAAASYREQLGAERARIREQLAHLGHDSDRSGFDENFADSGQVTAERGEVEALVGSLLEALEDVDHALGKLDRDEYGRCEACDGAISDARLEAMPTARTCIACASPKRR
- the xerD gene encoding site-specific tyrosine recombinase XerD → MRTTLDALFAEHEIWLTVERGLAPNSLAAYRRDLRRYAQFLSDQGITDARKIDEDTVAAYVDHLGRVTVGDDDAHLAPASIARGLVAVRSFHRFCATEGLLEHDPSEQVGAPRVPQGIPKALDEPEVEAILRTVVGDEPRAQRDRAILEVLYATGVRISELVGLDLADIDFDDGLARVLGKGDKERVVPMGRAARSELRHYCGDGRLALRSSRVARRDADAVFLNARGGRLTRQGCWQLVRRAGERAGLGDRLSPHVFRHSCATHMLDHGADIRVVQELLGHASVSTTQVYTKVSPERLRAVYEAAHPRARH